In Quadrisphaera setariae, a single genomic region encodes these proteins:
- the iolD gene encoding 3D-(3,5/4)-trihydroxycyclohexane-1,2-dione acylhydrolase (decyclizing), producing the protein MTTARPTTRLTVAQATVRFLANQHVERDGVRTKLFAGALGIFGHGNVAGLGQALLQDELEALEAGREPGLPYVLGRNEQAMVHTAVAYARAKDRLQTWAVTASVGPGSTNMLTGAALATINRLPVLLLPADTFATRSAGPLLQELERPESGDVTVNDAFRPLSRYFDRVWRPEQLPGALLGAMRVLTDPAETGAVTVCFPQDVQAEAHDWDDDLFAERTWHVGRPLPERAALARAADMIRSAQNPLLIAGGGVHYSGAQAALAALAEATGIPVGQSQAGKGALPFDHPQSVGAIGSTGTTAANALAREADVVIGVGTRFQDFTTASRTAFQNPGVRFVTLNVASLDAAKHSAVSVVADAREGLEALASALDGYDVGDDHRARTAELKAAWDATVASVYARDSGDLDVQPDQNQVLGAVNELSDPRDVVVCAAGSMPGDLHKLWQVRDAKGYHVEYGYSCMGYEVAGGIGVAMAAEDDARRGAAPRDVFVMVGDGSYLMMATELVTAVQEGVKVIIVLVQNHGYASIGSLSEQLGSQRFGTRYRARTSSGRLDGDFLPVDLAANAASLGMHVVRTSTRKELEAAILDAKASTESTVIHVDTDPFVDAPSSDSWWDVPVSEVSALESTQRARGVYEQHKARQRQFLKPSESN; encoded by the coding sequence ATGACCACTGCTCGACCGACGACTCGCCTGACGGTCGCCCAGGCCACCGTCAGGTTCCTCGCCAACCAGCACGTCGAGCGCGACGGCGTGCGCACCAAGCTCTTCGCCGGCGCGCTCGGCATCTTCGGCCACGGCAACGTCGCCGGTCTCGGCCAGGCGCTGCTGCAGGACGAGCTCGAGGCCCTCGAGGCCGGTCGTGAGCCAGGTCTGCCCTACGTCCTCGGTCGGAACGAGCAGGCGATGGTGCACACCGCCGTCGCCTACGCCCGCGCCAAGGACCGCCTGCAGACGTGGGCCGTCACCGCCTCGGTGGGGCCGGGCTCCACCAACATGCTCACCGGCGCGGCGCTGGCCACCATCAACCGCCTCCCGGTGCTGCTGCTGCCGGCCGACACCTTCGCCACCCGCTCCGCCGGGCCGCTGCTGCAGGAGCTGGAGCGCCCTGAGTCCGGTGACGTCACCGTCAACGACGCCTTCCGCCCCCTGTCGCGCTACTTCGACAGGGTCTGGCGCCCCGAGCAGCTGCCCGGCGCGCTGCTGGGCGCGATGCGCGTCCTCACCGACCCGGCCGAGACCGGCGCCGTCACGGTCTGCTTCCCGCAGGACGTGCAGGCCGAGGCCCACGACTGGGACGACGACCTCTTCGCCGAGCGCACCTGGCACGTCGGGCGTCCGCTGCCCGAGCGCGCTGCGTTGGCCCGGGCCGCCGACATGATCCGGTCGGCGCAGAACCCGCTGCTGATCGCGGGTGGCGGCGTCCACTACTCGGGTGCCCAGGCGGCCCTCGCGGCCCTCGCGGAGGCCACGGGCATCCCCGTCGGCCAGAGCCAGGCCGGCAAGGGCGCGCTCCCCTTCGACCACCCCCAGTCCGTCGGTGCCATCGGCTCGACCGGGACGACCGCGGCCAACGCCCTGGCGCGCGAGGCCGACGTGGTCATCGGTGTCGGCACGCGCTTCCAGGACTTCACCACCGCCTCGCGCACGGCGTTCCAGAACCCCGGTGTGCGGTTCGTGACCCTGAACGTCGCCTCCCTCGACGCCGCCAAGCACTCCGCGGTGTCCGTGGTGGCCGACGCCAGGGAGGGCCTGGAGGCCCTGGCCTCGGCGCTCGACGGGTACGACGTCGGTGACGACCACCGCGCCCGCACCGCGGAGCTCAAGGCCGCGTGGGACGCGACCGTCGCGTCGGTCTACGCGCGGGACTCCGGAGACCTGGACGTCCAGCCCGACCAGAACCAGGTGCTCGGCGCCGTCAACGAGCTGTCCGACCCGCGCGACGTCGTCGTGTGTGCCGCCGGCTCCATGCCCGGTGACCTGCACAAGCTCTGGCAGGTGCGCGACGCGAAGGGCTACCACGTCGAGTACGGGTACTCCTGCATGGGCTACGAGGTGGCCGGCGGCATCGGCGTCGCCATGGCGGCCGAGGACGATGCGCGCCGTGGCGCCGCGCCCCGCGACGTCTTCGTCATGGTCGGTGACGGCTCCTACCTGATGATGGCCACCGAGCTGGTGACGGCCGTCCAGGAGGGCGTCAAGGTCATCATCGTCCTGGTGCAGAACCACGGGTACGCCTCCATCGGCTCCCTGTCCGAGCAGCTGGGCAGCCAGCGGTTCGGCACCCGCTACCGGGCGCGCACCTCCTCCGGTCGGCTCGACGGTGACTTCCTCCCCGTCGACCTCGCTGCCAACGCCGCCAGCCTCGGCATGCACGTGGTCCGCACCAGCACCCGCAAGGAGCTGGAGGCCGCGATCCTCGACGCCAAGGCGTCCACCGAGTCGACGGTCATCCACGTCGACACCGACCCGTTCGTCGACGCGCCGTCCAGCGACAGCTGGTGGGACGTCCCGGTCAGCGAGGTCTCCGCGCTCGAGAGCACCCAGCGCGCCCGCGGGGTCTACGAGCAGCACAAGGCGCGTCAGCGCCAGTTCCTGAAGCCCTCCGAGAGCAACTGA
- a CDS encoding transaldolase family protein — protein MPTAVAAATTPTALWNDSAEIGELTRSIAWGAVGATCNPVIALAAINADKPRWTARLRELAAENPTAGESALGWMVVEELSVEAAKLLEPAFEASGGRNGRLSMQTDPRFHRDAAALADQAERFSKLAKNIIVKIPATRTGIEAMEEAAYRGVSLNATVSFTVPQAIAVAEAIERGMQRREAEGLPVPEFGHVCTIMGGRLDDWLKAYVAEERILVDPGHLEWAGVAALKKAHHLFVERGYRVRILSAAFRNSMQWSELQGGDLVVSPPFDWQARFNENDLPVDPHAIDQPVAEEHLAALRTISEFTKAYEVDGMTVEEFEEYGATRKTLRQFLEADAQLDAIVRDVLVAP, from the coding sequence CTGCCCACCGCGGTCGCCGCGGCCACCACGCCCACCGCGCTGTGGAACGACTCCGCCGAGATCGGCGAGCTGACCAGGTCCATCGCCTGGGGCGCCGTCGGCGCCACGTGCAACCCGGTCATCGCCCTGGCGGCCATCAACGCCGACAAGCCGCGCTGGACCGCCCGCCTGCGCGAGCTCGCCGCCGAGAACCCGACCGCCGGGGAGTCCGCGCTGGGCTGGATGGTCGTCGAAGAGCTCTCGGTCGAGGCCGCCAAGCTGCTCGAGCCGGCGTTCGAGGCCTCCGGCGGCCGCAACGGCCGCCTGTCGATGCAGACGGACCCGCGCTTCCACCGCGACGCCGCCGCCCTGGCCGACCAGGCCGAGCGCTTCTCGAAGCTCGCGAAGAACATCATCGTGAAGATCCCCGCCACGAGGACCGGCATCGAGGCCATGGAGGAGGCCGCCTACCGCGGCGTCTCCCTCAACGCCACCGTCTCGTTCACCGTGCCGCAGGCGATCGCCGTGGCAGAGGCCATCGAGCGCGGCATGCAGCGGCGCGAGGCCGAGGGACTGCCCGTGCCCGAGTTCGGCCACGTCTGCACGATCATGGGCGGCCGCCTCGACGACTGGCTGAAGGCGTACGTCGCCGAGGAGCGCATCCTCGTCGACCCGGGTCACCTCGAGTGGGCCGGCGTCGCCGCGCTGAAGAAGGCCCACCACCTCTTCGTCGAGCGGGGCTACCGGGTGCGCATCCTCTCGGCGGCCTTCCGCAACTCCATGCAGTGGAGCGAGCTGCAGGGCGGTGACCTCGTGGTCTCCCCGCCGTTCGACTGGCAGGCGCGCTTCAACGAGAACGACCTCCCGGTGGACCCCCACGCCATCGACCAGCCGGTCGCGGAGGAGCACCTCGCGGCGCTGCGCACCATCTCGGAGTTCACCAAGGCCTACGAGGTGGACGGGATGACCGTGGAGGAGTTCGAGGAGTACGGCGCCACCCGCAAGACGCTGCGCCAGTTCCTCGAGGCCGACGCCCAGCTCGACGCCATCGTGCGGGACGTGCTGGTAGCCCCGTGA
- the iolB gene encoding 5-deoxy-glucuronate isomerase produces the protein MTSSTASNADLHLPAGAAADGVWDVRVTPEVAGWGWTSLRAADLAPGQEVHLDTGDDEVVLVPLRGGLTVVVEGAAGQDDRYELTGRASVFAGPTDVLYLPAGSKAVLSASPDGDGARVGVPGAKTGVLPDGVRKPVRHIGVDEVAVELRGAGTCTREVRNFASADVDVASKLVAVEVVTPGGNWSSYPPHKHDETTEHESELEEVYYFEVAPGPSGEPGVGYHRTYSTSDREDRQIDVLAEVRDRDTVLVPHGWHGPCMAAPGNHLYYLNAMAGPADDRAWRIVDDPDHAWVRSTWADQPTDPRLPLGDAR, from the coding sequence GTGACGTCGTCGACGGCGTCGAACGCCGACCTGCACCTGCCCGCCGGCGCCGCCGCCGACGGCGTCTGGGACGTCAGGGTCACCCCCGAGGTCGCCGGGTGGGGGTGGACGTCGCTGCGCGCCGCCGACCTGGCCCCCGGCCAGGAGGTCCACCTGGACACCGGCGACGACGAGGTGGTGCTCGTCCCGCTGCGCGGAGGCCTGACCGTGGTCGTCGAGGGCGCCGCGGGGCAGGACGACCGGTACGAGCTCACCGGACGCGCCTCCGTCTTCGCGGGGCCGACGGACGTGCTCTACCTGCCCGCTGGCTCGAAGGCCGTGCTCAGCGCCTCGCCGGACGGCGACGGCGCCCGCGTCGGGGTGCCCGGCGCCAAGACCGGTGTGCTGCCCGACGGCGTCCGCAAGCCCGTCCGCCACATCGGCGTCGACGAGGTGGCCGTGGAGCTCCGCGGGGCCGGCACCTGCACCCGCGAGGTGCGCAACTTCGCCTCCGCCGACGTCGACGTGGCCAGCAAGCTCGTCGCCGTCGAGGTCGTCACCCCGGGCGGCAACTGGTCGAGCTACCCGCCGCACAAGCACGACGAGACCACCGAGCACGAGAGCGAGCTCGAGGAGGTCTACTACTTCGAGGTGGCTCCCGGGCCGTCCGGAGAGCCGGGCGTCGGCTACCACCGGACCTACTCCACGTCGGACCGCGAGGACCGCCAGATCGACGTGCTGGCGGAGGTCCGCGACCGCGACACCGTGCTGGTGCCCCACGGCTGGCACGGCCCCTGCATGGCCGCTCCGGGCAACCACCTCTACTACCTCAACGCGATGGCCGGCCCCGCCGACGACCGCGCCTGGCGGATCGTCGACGATCCCGACCACGCCTGGGTGCGCTCCACCTGGGCCGACCAGCCCACCGACCCCCGGCTGCCCCTCGGAGACGCCCGATGA
- a CDS encoding Cgl0159 family (beta/alpha)8-fold protein, with protein MLPAPRARTYAEVTELRARHPEAVAAALADRVRRPSFVPEDGRLMVVAADHPARGALSARGRADAMASRTELLDRLRTALARPGVDGLLATADIAEDLLLLGALEDKVVIASMNRGGLAGSVFEMDDRMTAYDVPGIVESGFDAGKMLLRIDRDDPSTVATMETCARAVTDLNRAGKVAMVEPFVSFRDGRKVVNDLSPEGVITSIHVGQGIGASSARTWMKLPVVDDMERVMEATTLPTLILGGDPVAAPDATYETWRRALALPAVRGLVVGRALLFPPDDDVAAAVDTAVSLVR; from the coding sequence GTGCTCCCGGCGCCCCGGGCGCGGACCTACGCGGAGGTCACCGAGCTGCGCGCGCGCCACCCCGAGGCCGTCGCCGCGGCGCTCGCCGACCGCGTGCGCCGGCCCTCCTTCGTGCCGGAGGACGGCCGGCTCATGGTGGTCGCCGCGGACCACCCCGCCCGTGGCGCCCTCTCGGCGCGCGGCCGTGCCGACGCCATGGCCAGCCGCACGGAGCTCCTCGACCGGCTGCGCACCGCCCTCGCGCGTCCCGGCGTCGACGGGCTGCTGGCCACCGCCGACATCGCCGAGGACCTCCTGCTGCTCGGTGCCCTGGAGGACAAGGTCGTCATCGCCTCCATGAACCGCGGCGGCCTCGCCGGCTCGGTCTTCGAGATGGACGACCGCATGACCGCCTACGACGTGCCCGGCATCGTCGAGTCCGGCTTCGACGCCGGCAAGATGCTGCTGCGCATCGACCGGGACGACCCCAGCACCGTGGCGACGATGGAGACCTGCGCCAGGGCGGTCACCGACCTCAACCGCGCCGGCAAGGTCGCCATGGTCGAGCCGTTCGTCAGCTTCCGCGACGGCCGCAAGGTGGTGAACGACCTCTCGCCCGAGGGCGTCATCACCTCCATCCACGTCGGCCAGGGCATCGGCGCCTCCTCGGCCCGCACCTGGATGAAGCTGCCCGTGGTCGACGACATGGAGCGCGTCATGGAGGCCACCACCCTGCCCACCCTCATCCTGGGCGGCGACCCGGTCGCGGCCCCCGACGCCACCTACGAGACCTGGCGCCGCGCCCTGGCGCTGCCGGCGGTGCGCGGCCTCGTCGTCGGCCGCGCCCTGCTGTTCCCCCCCGACGACGACGTCGCCGCAGCCGTCGACACCGCCGTCTCCCTCGTCCGCTGA